Below is a genomic region from Candidatus Diapherotrites archaeon.
GCCGACGTGCACTTCAACCATGTCCGGCGTGAATGTTCCTTCGGCAAGCCTCTGGATTGCGTGCACGAAGTTTTCCCTGCCCAAGCCTATGCCTGCTGCCTGCCTCACAGTGCTGTTGACGCCGTCCGCTCCGACAACGATGTCGGATTTTATCATTTCGCCGTGCCCCGCTTCAAGGAAAAGGTTTTTTCCGCGGATGCTCCTGACTTTTGCGCCGAATTTTATTTCAACGCCTTTCGCTTTCGCCTTGGCTTCAATGCTCTGGTCGAACCTTGCCCTGTCCAATACGACTGCAACGGTTTCCTGCCTTCTCACTTCAATGCTTTCATTGTTGGGCGCAAAAATTTTCGCACCGCTTATGCGGTTGACTATGACGTCCTCGTCATAATAGCCTGATTCGATGAGCCCGCTTTTCGACACCAGGCCGGAACAGTTGACGGGTTCGCCGATTTTTTTGTGCTCTTCTATTACGCCGACGTCAAAGCCGTGCTCCTTTATTTTGAGCGCGCAATTCAACCCTGTCGGCCCGCCGCCGACAACCGTGACGAGGTAGCCCATCGGATAGATTATGGGCTGATGACTTTTTAATTTTCAGCTTTACGCTTTTTCGGCCAATGCAAGCAGGTACGGCAGGCCTGCCTTGGGCAGGGCAAAGTCCAATGGCTTGAGCAAAAAGTATTTGGGGTAAAAGAATTTTTTTGACAAAAAGCGCACGTTTGAAAACCCGGCTTTTTCAAGCTCCGCCTTCAGCTCTTGCGCGGAAAATTCCTTTTCATGCTCCGCAAGATGGCCGTCATCGTGCTTGCGGTAAACTTCCCGGTTGGGCGTGTACACAAGGACCTTCCCGCCTTTGCGCAGTACCCTGCAGCATTCCCTGAGCGCGTTTGCATAATTTTTCATGTGCTCGATCGAGTCAAGCATTGTCACTGATTCGAATTCCGCGCTTTTGAATGGAAGCTTTTCGCCGGCGTCGCCGCTTATGACGTCAAGGCCCTTTTCCCTGCACGCCTTCGCCTCGTAGTCCGTTGCGGTTATGCCTTTCACGTCGAAGTTGAATGCCTTCAGTGCGGACATCATTTCGCCGAAGCCGCAGCCAACATCGAGCAGTTTCCTGTCCATCTCCGAAAAAACGATGTTGAATATTGCCAGGTCGGCGAAGCCCCGCCGCTTTTCCGGGTACTTTTCCGCGTAATGCCTTTCAAGCTGTTTTTTTGTGAAACCCAGGAAGACCACGCCGCTGCCGTTTGCCTTTTTTTCTGCCCGCAACCAACTCAAACCACAAAAAACCTTTTAAATGCTGTTCGCAGTTATTCTGTTTCATGGTTCTGGAAATAATTTACGGCTTTGCCTCGCTGGCATTCGCGTTGCTCGTGCCGGGCTATTTTTTCTGCCTCGGCTTTTTTCCGCAAAAAGGCGACATTGACGGGTTGGAACGCCTGGCATTCTCGCTTGTCTTTTCCATAACGCTTCTGCCATTGCTCGTGCTCTTCGAAAACATCCTTCTCGGCGTGCGCATAGTTTTCGTGACAGTCGCGGCGAACATGGCCTTGATAATCCTGTGCGGCCTTCTGCTCTACCTTGTGCGCACGAAAAAGGTTCCTTTTCCCGGCCTGTTCTACAAGTTCGTTCCGGCAGTGCCAAAAGGCGAAGAGTTTCCGGTAATTCCGGTAAAGTAGCCTACTTTTGTTTGCCCTGCCAGTCCTTTCTTGCTTTCTCAAGTCTCGCAAGGTTGTCTGTCGGCAGCCATTGGCCCTGGCAAAGAACCCCGAACAGCTTTCCTTTCGCGGCGATTTTCGGGAACGCGTCGCGCTCGATGCTCGACTTTCCGTCCGGCAGGTAATTGAAAATCTCCGGGCCGAGGATGTAGAGGCCGGCGCTAACGGTTGCGTTTTTTGTCACGGCATTTTTTTCGTCAAAGCTCGTTATCCTGCCGCCTTCAAGCCTCACTGCGCCGAATTCCGAGGCATCATGGATTTCCTTTAGTGCGAGCGTTGCAACCGCCCCTTCGGCGAAATGCGTTTTGAGAATCGGTTCCGGATTGAAGTCTTTAAGCTCGTCGCCGTTCATCATCAGGAAATCCGAATCGAAAAAGCCTTGCGCGAGCTTCAGCGCCCCGCCCGTGCCAAAGAATTCTTTTTCAACGCTGTAAACGATTTTCACGCCGAATTTTTTTCCCGTGCCGAAATAATCGCGGATTTTTTCATGCAGGTGCCCGACGCCCAAAACGACTTCTTTTGCGCCGAACCTTTTCGCGAGTTCAACGTTGTATTCGAGGATTGGTTTGCCTTTCACTTCGACCATGACCTTGGGCGTGTCCTTGGTCAAAGGCATGAGCCGTTCGCCTTTTCCCCCCGCAAGAATGAATGCCTTTCCGATTTTTTTTGCCGCATGCATTATTTTTTCACCACTGCTTCGAGTCCGCGTTTTATTTTTGCGCCTATTTTTTCGCTTGAGAATTTTTCCTCAAACGTCCTGCGCGCGTTCCCGGCAATTTTTTCCGCGAGCGCGGGATCGTTTTTCAGCCTTCTCACGGCATCCGCAATCTGCCCAGCATTTCCTTTGTCGACAAGCAATGCGTTTTTTGCATCCGCCAGCACGCCGGAAACCGCGTCGGAACGCATCGTTATGAGCGGCTTTGCCATTGCCATTGCCTCGAAAACCTTGTTGGGTATGACGCGCCGGGCTTTCGGGGTTTCACCGAAAATGCCCAAACAAGCATCGGCTTCCGAAATTTTTCGCGCTAATTCCTGCAATGGCACCGCTTCCGAGAACTTTGCGTTTGCGGGCCGCCCCTTCCTGTCCCGTTCCTCCCTGAAGAACAGGTTTGCGCCCACGAATTCGAATTCAATGTCCTTGTCGCCTTCAAGAATCCTCGCCGCCTCGACTATATGCGGAAAGCCGTGCATCGGAGTGACGTTGCCGTAAAACAAGACCCTGAATTTTTTGCCCCGCACGCTTCTGCGCTTTGCCGCCGGCTTGAACGCAGATTCATTTGCGCCGACGAAAAACCATGAAAGCTTTTTTTCCGGAACCGAAAATTCTTTTGCGATGAACTGCGCGTGCTGTGCAGTGTCGAGAAAAACCCTGTCGGCAAGCCTGCAGGCAAGGGCATCGATGGAGTGCAGGAGCCTTGCGTGGAATGATTTGCGGGAAAACTGCTTCATGCCGTGCTTTTCGATGAGGCGTTTAGACTGCTGCGCACCGCCTTCGATTAAGCCGTATTCGGTTTCCGCGTCGAATTTTGAAATGAACAGGTCGAATGCCAGCGGCTTCCTTTTCAGCATGCACACCGCCTTCGCCGCAAGCATGTCAAGATGCCCCGGATAGCACACCCACATTATGTCGAAGTCGCATTTCATTCCCGCAAAAAAAAGCCTTACTGCGCTGAAAGGGAATTTTTTTTCCCGCGCATTGCATTCAACGGTTTCCGAAAAGGTTTTGATGGCGGCGATTGCGGATGCGTTTCTCGCATAGTCCCTGTCATAGCTTCCGAAGAGGCATACTTTCATTTTATCAAACCTTTTTTGGGCCGTGCGCATAATATATTCGGCTTGGCGGATTGCCTGAATTATTGTGCCTTCAACTATATTTTAATAAGTTAGCCTGCCAATTTCTTTTGGTGCAATTCTCGTGGAAATGATTGAAGGCGTTGCCGTGAAGCAGTTGAAGCGGATTTCCGATTACCGCGGCTTCCTCATGGAAATCATGCGCCCCGACTGGCCTGAGTTCAAGAAGTTCGGGCAGGTTTACATGACCGCGTGCAATCCGGGCGTTGCAAAGGGCTGGCATTACCACAAGAAGCAGACGGACAGCTTCTGCGTTGTGAAAGGCGTTGCGAGGATTGTCCTTTACGACATGCGCAAGAACTCGAAGACTTTCGGCAAAATAAACGAGTTCATTGTATCGGCCGAGGAGCCCAGGCTCATCCAGATTCCCGCTTTCGTCTGCCACGGCTTCTGCGCTGAAGGAAAAGAAGAGGCGTTCATTGTCAATGTGCCGAGCGAAACCTACAACTACAAGGAGCCGGACGAGCACAGGTTTCCATTTGATTCGCCCGAAATACCATATAAATGGAACGTTGCAAAGGGCGGCTGAACCTACAGGTTTTTTTTAATGTCATCCGTTCTCGTTGTCGGCAGGGGCTTTCTCGGGGAAAAGCTTTTGACGGTTTTTTCGGCGGAAGGATTTGAAACGCACTGCGCGTCAATCGGCACGGAAAGCGAATTTGCGCTTGACATCGCGGACCGCAAAAGGGTTTTTTCGTGCCTTGAAAGGTTTGCGCCTGAAACGGTTTTTTTGTGCGCCTCCCTGACGAACGTTGACGCGTGCGAGGCCGATCCTGCAAAAGCCGCGGGTGTGAATGTTCTGGGCGCGAAAAACGTCTTGGACGCGTGCATCGAATTCAATGCGCGGCCGGTTTTTTTTTCGACCGATTTTGTTTTCGACGGCGAAAAAGGCGATTACAGGGAAAACGATTTGCCGAACCCTTTGAACGTTTACGGGAAGACGAAGCTTGAGGCGGAAAGGCTTTTCCTGAAGCGGGCCGATGCACTGGTTCTGCGCATTTCAAGCCTTTACGGCCGCAACTCGGAAAACGACAAGCAGACGTTCCTCAACTGGGTTTTAGGCAGCCTTTCCGCCGGCAAAAGCGTTCCGGTTTTCACTGACCAGAAAACCTCTCCGGCCCTGATCGACGACATTGCAGGCGCGTGCCTGAAGCTTTTGGACAGGGACGCGCATGGCCTGTTCCATTGCACCGGCAGTGAGGCGGTTTCGCGTTTCGGTTTCGCGGAAAAAGCCGCGGAAGTTTTCGGCCTGGACAAAAGCCTGCTCCGCTCGGTCTCCTCGGATGAAGTCTGGCAGGCCGCGAAAAGGCCCCGTGATTCCAGCCTGTGCATAAAAAAGCTTGAAGGAAAAGGCGTTGCAATGTCAGACGTTTCGCAGGGCCTTGAAAAAGTGAAACGCGGTTTTGCCTGATTGCCCTCACCCAAAACTTAATATTGCATGGTGCGCTATTTTTTCCATATGCGAAGCGAAGGCGGTTCTGCAGGAAGGCGCGGGCCGGGGCCTGCGGGAGAACAAGGCCGTGAAAGGAATGTTCTTTTTCCGGGCTTGCGCAGGTGGCTCCGCAATTTCCGTGGCAGGAAGGCACAGGTTGACCGGCTGGTCGACCTGCTTCAAAACAGGCAGGCCGGCAGGGCGGCCTTTTTTGATGACTTTGCGGGAGTTTTCCGCCGTTTGGAGGGGCGTTCCGGCCAGGCTTTCAAATTCACCCGGCTTTTGCGCGATCACGAGATTTTCGGCTGTGTTGCGCCTGACGGAAAGAGGCTGATAGTTTTTCCGGACGGGGAATTCACAAATGCGGAAATGAACGGCTTGGCGGCAGAACTTGCGGCAGTATCCGGGGAAGAAAATTTGCAAGCCGACATAAGGTTTACGACCGTTTCGCGCCTGAAACGCAAAATCGCGGGCGACTTGAGGGCATGGGAGCGCCATTTGCTCGGCTGACCATTTTTTTCAAAGCAGTATTTCCGCTTTCCTTAAGTCCTCGCGCGAGTTCACGTTCAGGTAGACGCCCTGGAAAGGGTAGCCGAACAGCAGCCGTTTTTCCGCAAGCTTGGGAAACAAATCCCGCTCGATGTTCTCCATGTTCCTTGAAACGTATTTGAAGATTTCCGGCTCGAAAATGAAGTAGCCTGCGTTGACGAGATAGCTTTGCACGTTTTTTGTCGGCTTCTGCACGAAGTCGACTATGTTGTTTCCTTCAAGCGTCGCAACCCCGTACTTTTTCGGGTTGCTCACTGTTGTGAGGGCAACGGTTGCGATCGCCTTGTTCTTTCGGTGGAACGAAAGCATGTCGTTGAGGTTGATTGAGGTTATGGTGTCGCCGTATGCCACCAGAAAAGTGTCCTTCAGCCTTGCCTTTGCCTTGAGCAAAGGGCTTATGGTTCCGGTCGGCCTGTCGCCTTCGATGAAGTCCACTGCGTAAGGCGGGCTTTTCGCCCTGATGCCTGAAATGATTTCCTCGGCATTGCTGTCAACGTAGACCAGGAAATTGTTGACGTTGAATTCGTGGATGGAGTCCATTACCGTCTGGAGCAGGGCCTTGTCGTTTATTTTTTCGAGGAATTTCGGCCTGCCGTTCCACAGCAGTTCGCTTTTCCTTCCGCCCGCGAGCACAAGCGCCTGGCTGAGCCTGAAGTCGGAGAGGATCTTGCTTAGAAGGCTTTCCATTGCCTGGCTCCGGCTCCTGATGCTTGTGCCGTCCACAAGCCTGTCGACCTGCTCAAGCAGGTCCTTCTTGATAGTTATGGTCGCCCTGACTCTCATGCCATCAAGCCCCAGAAATATTTGATGCTGACTCGGCGGCCTGCGTCAGCAGGCTGCCTTGGTTCCGGACCAGCCGGACGGAAGCGGCTGACGGCGGTTGGTGCGGTTTTCGCCTTTTTCATATTGTATCATATATCATATGAGCCAATCATACTTTTAATGGTTTGCCGGGCACATTATTGTTTATATTCCTTGCGTTGCCTGTTTTATGAAAAAGGTGTGTTGTTTGGCGAATGTGAAGAACGTGTGCGTTGTGGGAACGGGTTACGTCGGTTTGGTTGCGGGCGCCTGCTTCGCCGACATGGGCCACAACGTAACGTGCGTCGACATAGACGAGAGGAAGATTTCGATGCTCAGGGCCGGCAAAATCCCGATTTTCGAGCCGGGCCTCGGGGAACTTGTCAGGAGAAATTCCGCCAACGGGAGGCTTTCGTTCACGACAAGCCTGCCTGAAGCGGTCGGCAAATGCGCCATCATTTTCATTGCCGTCGGCACGCCTCCCAAGGAGGATGGCACCGCCGACCTGTCTTTCGTGCGCGCGGTTGCGAAGGAAATAGCCTTGTCAGCGAAGGAGCCGAAAATCGTGGTTGAAAAGTCCACGGTTCCGGTTGAAACCGGCGAGATGGTCCTTGAAATCCTGGCCGCGAACTCGCACGGCAATGTTTCGTTCGAGGTCGTTTCCAACCCGGAATTTTTGCGCGAGGGCTCCGCTGTCGGCGATTTCATGAAGCCCGACAGGATTGTCGTTGGCACGGATTCTGAGCATGCGCGGAAGGAGCTGGGGGAATTGTACGCTCCGCTCAAGGCAAAAATCCTGTTCACCGACATAAAGAGCGCGGAAATAATCAAGCATGCCGCCAACTCGTTCCTTGCCACGAAGATTTCGTTCATCAATTCGGTTGCAATGCTTTCCGAGGCCGTCGGCGCCGACATAAAGCTTATCGCGGAAGGCGTCGGCCTGGACAGCCGCATCGGCCCCAAGTTCCTGAACGCGGGCATAGGCTACGGGGGCAGCTGTTTTCCAAAGGACGTTTCGGCGTTCATCCAGATAGCGGACAGGCATGGCGTAAATTTTTCAATACTCAAGGAAGTGGAAAACGTAAACAAGGGGCTGAGGCCGCTTTTCGTCGGGAAAATCGAAAAGGCGGTCGGAGGGGTCAAGGGCAAAAAAATAGCTGTCTTGGGCCTTGCCTTCAAGCCGGACACTGATGACATGCGCGAGGCCCCGAGCGTGGACATAATCAGCGCTCTCGCTGAAAAGGGCGCCAGGGTTTTTGCATTCGATCCAGAGGCGGAAGAGCGCGCAAAAAGCCTTATAAGTTCCGGCAATGTTTCGTATTGCGGCAACGAGTTTGACGCGATTCAGGATGCGGACGCGCTTGTAATCCTTACGGAATGGCCGCAGTTTGCAAAACTCGACCTGGCCAGGGTCAAGTCTGCCTTGAAATCGCCGGTAGTGATTGATGGCAGGAACATCTTCGAAAAGGCGGAGATGGCAAGGCGCGGTTTCACTTACGTTTCAATCGGAAGGTAAATTCCAATGCCTGTGAAAAAAGCCGTCATTCTCGCAGCCGGCCTGGGTTCGAGGCTTTTGCCCGCCACAAAGGCTGTTTCAAAGCCCCTTCTCCCGGTTGTCGACAAGCCGGGCATACAATACCTTGTCGAGGAACTCGCGGAAGCCGGAATCAAAGACATCTGCGTTGTCGTCAACAAGGGCGAAGCGCAGGTGCAGCAGCATTTCGCGAAGAATCCGCGCCTCAACAAACTGCTTGAAAGCGCGGGCAAGCATGACTGCGTGAAGGATTTTGAGCGCATTGAATCGCTCGCTCGCCTCGTTTTCGTGGAACAGCCCAAACCTTCCGGTCCCGGGGACGCGGTCCTGCTTGCAAAACATTTTGTCGGCGGAGACGCGTTTGTCCTGCTTTATTCAGACGACGTTGTCCTCTCAAGGGTTTCCGCGACAAGACAGCTCATTCGCGCGTTTGAAAAGTGCAACGCGAGCGTCGTGGCCGTTTCAAAAGTGCCGCGTGAAGAAGTGGTGCATTTCGGCGTCGTGAAAACATCTTCCCCGGAAAGGCTGTCACGCGTCGAAAAAATCGTTGAAAAGCCCAAGCTGTCGGACGCGCCCTCCGACCTCGCGGTTGTGGGCAGGTATCTGCTCACGCCGGAAGTGATCGGCATACTTGAAAAAACGCCTCTTGCGGGAAAAGAGCTTTTCGTGACCGACGCCCTTGAGTCGCTTGCCTCCGCCAAAAAGCTTTTTGCTTTGGAGCTTGACGGCAAATGGCTGACCACCGGAAAAAAACTCGATTATGTCAAGACAGTCGTCGAGTTCGCCCTATTGCGCGAGGACATCGGGCCGGAGTTCAGGGCTTACCTTAAAAAATTGCTTGAATGATTTTTTTGTGGTCGGTCTGTGATGGAATCTGTTGTTGTAACGGGCGGTTCGGGCTTCATCGGTTCGCATCTCTGCGACCTTCTGCTTGGAAAAGGCCACAGGGTTTTCTGCGCCGACAATTTCTGCACGGGGCAGAAAAAAAACGTGGCGCACCTTCTGGAGAACAGGAATTTTTCCCTGATTGAGCACGACATTGCAGTGCCACTGCGCCTTGATGAAAAAATCGGCAAGGTTTTCAATCTCGCCTCGCCTGCATCGCCCGCGGATTTCGAAAAAATTCCCTTTGAAATCATCCGCACGAACACGGATGGCGTGAGGAACATGCTTGAGTTCGCGAAAAAAAACAACGCGGTTTTCCTTCAGGCATCGACTTCCGAGGTTTATGGGGAGCCGCTGGAGCACCCGCAGAGGGAATCCTACAACGGCAATGTTTCAATGCTGGGCGAAAGGGCGTGCTATGACGAGTCCAAGCGCCTTGCCGAAACCATTGTCAGCCTTTACCGCAGGAAACATGGAGTGGACGCGAAAATCATCCGCATTTTCAACACTTACGGGCCGCGCATGAGGGAAAACGACGGCCGCGTCATACCGAATTTCATTCCAAGCGCCCTCGCGGGAAAACCCATAACGGTTTACGGCAACGGCTCGCAGACAAGGTCGTTCTGCTATGTTTCGGATCTGGTTGCAGGCATTCATGCCATGATGGATTCCAAGGCGCCCGGGCCCGTCAATCTCGGCAACCCGCAGGAAATAACCGTCAAGGCGCTTGCGGAAAAAATTGTTGCGCTCACCGGCTCGAAATCGAGGATAGTTTTCAAACCGCTTCCGCAGGACGACCCCACAAGGCGGAAGCCCGACATTTCCCTTGCGAAAAAAGCGCTGGGCTGGGAACCGAAAGTTTCATTGGACGATGGCCTGAAAAAAACCATTGATTATTTTGCGGGCAGGTGAGGCGATGGCACTGCTGAAAACCGTGAAGGAAAACTTTGTTTTCGCGGTCCTTTTCCTGCAGGCCGCAATGTTCCTGTTTGGCTTCCTGGTGGTCCCGCATTCCGCTTACTCCATCGGAGATTCAAAGCATTACCTTCTCCAGATAGGCGATTTTTCGCGTTTCAATGCTCCGTCAGGCAACAAGTTTCCGCTGTTTCCTGCGCTTGCCGCCATTCCGAATGTTTTGCTTGGCAATCCGGTTGCCTCCGCATTGCTCGTGCAGTTCCTTGCCTCGACCCTTGCACTGCTCGCGTTTTATTTCTGGACCGGCTCGAAAAGGCTCACGCTCGCATTCATGTTCTTCCCGCAGTTCATACTGTTCTCTCACGGCGTTTACTCCGAACCATTGTTCCTGCTGTTTGAAATCCTGGCCTTGTGGCTTTATTCGCAGGCCAGGCTTGCAAAGTCCTTTTTGATGCAGGGCGTTTCAATTCTCGCGCGCGGCACGGGCTTTTTCCTTTCCGCCGCGCTCGCCTTTTCAATGTTCCTGCAGCGCCGCAGGCTTTCAGACGCAAAATTCCTGCTTCTGCCTGCGGCGGGCGCGCTGCTGCTCTCAGCATACTATGCGGTTTTCTTTTCCGACCCATTCCAGCCGCTGGGCATTTTTTTGAGGGGCGGAGGCCTGCAGTTCTCTGTTCCCGCGATGAGCCTGAAAGAGCTTTTCGTTTCGGGCGCCGCAATTTTCCTTTTCATTGCGACAACGCTTTTCGCGTGGCTGCGCTTCAGGCAAAAACAGTCCGAAATTTTCTGGGTTTCGCTTGCGTTCTCCGCGTTCTACATCCCCAGCGGATTTTTCGGCCCGATACAGCTTCTGCCGGGGCAGATCGACCGCTTCTATCTGACGGTCCTGCCAATAACCCTCATCGTCTTCCGGCCCGAAATAGAAAGGCATTTCAAATTCATTCTGCCGGCATGCGTCATCGGGGCAATTGTTCTGGCGTACGGCTGGTGGTTTTAACACGCAGTTTCGGCTGCGTGGAGCGACGACTGGTACTTCGCGCGGCTCAGTACCCATCTGTTTTATTTTCGCATTAAACATTCGGGGGTGTGAGGGGCGGCCCCTACACTGGAAGCCCGCGCGGCTCGATACCCATCTGATTTCAAAATCTCTTGTAAATGAAGCCCGCCTTTTCCGCTTCAGCGCGGGAAAAAACCCATTTGGGGTCCACGAGGCACGGCCTTTCATTGCACAATGCTTTCAGCCCATGCAGGCCGATTGCCCTGATTTTGTCGTGCGCTGCAGCAATGATTATTGCGTCGACTTTTCCGGCAATTTTTTCCGGAGCGGTGTTTTTCACGCCGAATTCTTTTTCGACTTCCTCGTTTTCGAGCAGAGGATCGAATGCAATCGTCTCCTTTACCCTGCCTTTGAGTGCCTTCAGGATTTTTTCCGCGCCCGAATTGCGCGGGTCCTTGACGTTTTCCTTGAAAGTCAGGCCGAGAACAAGGATGCGGGCGTTTTCCGGTTTTTTTCCGGCTTCGGCAAGAGCAGAGAAAAGTAGTCCGGCGGCATGCAACGGCATTGAATTGTTGGTCTCCCGTCCGGCAAGAATGACGTTGGGAGTATAGCCGAGCTGTTCGGCTTTCCATGTGAGATAATACGGGTCGACCGGAATGCAGTGCCCTCCGACCAGGCCGGGCCTGAATCTGAGGAAATTCCATTTTGTTCCCGCGGCCTCAAGAACTTCTTCGGTGTCTATGCCCATTTTTTCGAAGACGAGCGACAGCTCGTTGACCAGCGCTATGTTGAGGTCGCGCTGTATGTTTTCAATGACCTTTGCGGCTTCCGCGGTTTTGATGTTTTTGGCCCTGAAAACTCCGGCTCCGATTATTTTTGAATAGCATTGCGCGATTTCTTCCGCGCTTTCATTGTCCATTCCCGAAACAACCTTTTTGACTTTTGACAGGGAATGTTCCTTGTCGCCCGGATTAATGCGTTCAGGCGAATAGCCTATTTTGAAATCCCTGCCGCATTTCAGGCCGGATTCCTTTTCAAGTATGGGCGCGCAAACCTCTTCAGTCGCGCCGGGGTAGACCGTTGACTCGAACACGACAATCGCGCCCTTTTTGAGGTTCCTGCCGACCGTCCTTGACGCGCCTTCGACGAATGACAGGTCCGGAAGATTGTCTTCCGTTACCGGCGTGGGCACTGTCACTATGACCAGGTCTGCTTCGCGGATGCGATTTTCGTCTGCAGTGAACTGCGCTTTTGTTTTTTTGAGTTCCGCGGAAGGCGTTTCGTTGTTGCGGTCGTTTCCGGCTGAAAGCTCTTCAATTCGTTTCCTGCTGGTGTCGAAGCCGATGCATTTGAAGTGCCGGGCAAATTCCAATGCAATGGGCAATCCAACGTATCCAAGGCCGGCAACGCAGACAGTTTTTGTTTTCATATTAGTGATTTGTTGTGGGGTGTTTTTTTAAATATGCGACCGCTTTTCATTTCGGTTTTTGCACCAAAACGCTCGGCTTTTTTAACTGGTCCGCACAATCTATTTTTTCATGCGCGTTTCGGCTGTCCTGCCGGTTTTCAACGGCGAAAAGTTCGTCGCCGGCTGCATTGAATCTTTGCTCGCGCAGTCGAAAAAGTTTGATGAAATAATCGTCGTGGACGACGGCAGTTCGGATTCGACCGTGAAAATCTGCCGCGGCTTCGGCGTGAAAATAATCGAGCCAGGCCATGTCGGCAGGTCGCGCGCGCGCAATCTCGGCCTCAGGAAAGCAAGGCACGAAATAGTTTTTTTCGTCGAATCCGACGCGGTTTATTCGAAAAATTTCCTTGCCGACTGCCTGAAGCATTTTTCGGATTCCGATGTTGGCGGGGTCATCGGCAAACTTGAAGTGCGC
It encodes:
- a CDS encoding nucleotide sugar dehydrogenase, with the protein product MKTKTVCVAGLGYVGLPIALEFARHFKCIGFDTSRKRIEELSAGNDRNNETPSAELKKTKAQFTADENRIREADLVIVTVPTPVTEDNLPDLSFVEGASRTVGRNLKKGAIVVFESTVYPGATEEVCAPILEKESGLKCGRDFKIGYSPERINPGDKEHSLSKVKKVVSGMDNESAEEIAQCYSKIIGAGVFRAKNIKTAEAAKVIENIQRDLNIALVNELSLVFEKMGIDTEEVLEAAGTKWNFLRFRPGLVGGHCIPVDPYYLTWKAEQLGYTPNVILAGRETNNSMPLHAAGLLFSALAEAGKKPENARILVLGLTFKENVKDPRNSGAEKILKALKGRVKETIAFDPLLENEEVEKEFGVKNTAPEKIAGKVDAIIIAAAHDKIRAIGLHGLKALCNERPCLVDPKWVFSRAEAEKAGFIYKRF